A genomic segment from Blastococcus sp. PRF04-17 encodes:
- a CDS encoding enoyl-CoA hydratase/isomerase family protein yields the protein MSDAADRVQVEDRNDTRWIRLNAPERRNAYDQAMADRISDALESANGVRTVVITGVDRSFCAGGSLSTMSTPTTGQMRVLYRASLRLFDAIRLCPRPVIAAVNGAAAGGGNELVVACDLAIAARSATFGQTGPKVGSAPVTGATNVMSVQIGEKRAKELSFLCRRYTAEQALELGLVNAVVEDDELEAEVQRWIDELHEKSPRYLEIAKVSSNIWWNQSRDSFTNGLGMLVQAVGSDDMVEGATAFLEKRKPQFRLTEDV from the coding sequence GTGAGTGATGCCGCGGACCGAGTGCAGGTCGAGGACAGGAACGACACCCGCTGGATCCGGCTGAACGCCCCGGAGCGGCGCAACGCCTACGACCAGGCGATGGCCGACCGCATCTCCGATGCCCTCGAGTCGGCCAACGGCGTGCGGACCGTCGTCATCACCGGGGTCGACCGCAGCTTCTGCGCGGGCGGCTCCCTCTCGACGATGAGCACGCCGACCACGGGGCAGATGCGGGTGCTCTACCGCGCCTCGCTGCGCCTGTTCGACGCCATCCGGCTCTGCCCCCGCCCCGTCATCGCGGCGGTCAACGGTGCGGCGGCCGGCGGCGGCAACGAACTCGTCGTCGCCTGCGACCTGGCCATCGCCGCCCGCTCCGCCACGTTCGGCCAGACCGGCCCGAAGGTGGGCAGCGCGCCGGTCACCGGCGCCACGAACGTCATGTCGGTGCAGATCGGCGAGAAGCGCGCCAAGGAGCTCAGCTTCCTGTGCCGGCGCTACACCGCGGAGCAGGCACTGGAGCTCGGCCTGGTCAACGCCGTCGTCGAGGACGACGAGCTCGAGGCCGAGGTGCAGCGCTGGATCGACGAGCTGCACGAGAAGAGCCCGCGCTACCTGGAGATCGCGAAGGTGAGCTCGAACATCTGGTGGAACCAGTCCCGCGACTCGTTCACCAACGGTCTCGGGATGCTGGTGCAGGCCGTCGGCAGCGACGACATGGTCGAGGGCGCCACCGCGTTCCTGGAGAAGCGCAAGCCCCAGTTCCGGCTGACCGAGGACGTCTGA